A genomic window from Xenorhabdus cabanillasii includes:
- the trmA gene encoding tRNA (uridine(54)-C5)-methyltransferase TrmA translates to MQNVLPTEDYENQLMEKVCRLKGMITPFSAPEPEVFRSPASHYRMRAEFRIWHEEDDLYHVMFDQQTKQRIRVDQFPVANQLINSMMQAIIAGVKNNPILRHKLFQVDYLSTRSNKIIVSLLYHKKLGDEWREHAISLRNQLKTEGFDVQLIGRASKTKITLDHDYIDEELPVAGKTIIYRQVENSFTQPNASINIHMLEWAINITKDAKGDLLELYCGNGNFSLALAQNFERVLATEIAKPSVAAAQFNIEANQINNVQIIRMSAEEFTQAMNGEREFNRLQGINLKSYQCETIFVDPPRSGLDEETVKMVQGYPRILYISCNPETLCQNLETLTQTHKVSKLALFDQFPYTHHMECGVLLERRD, encoded by the coding sequence ATGCAGAATGTCTTGCCAACGGAAGATTATGAAAATCAATTAATGGAGAAGGTCTGTCGCCTGAAAGGGATGATAACCCCCTTTAGCGCACCTGAGCCTGAAGTTTTCCGTTCCCCCGCATCTCACTACAGGATGCGAGCAGAATTCCGTATCTGGCATGAGGAAGACGACCTCTATCACGTTATGTTTGATCAACAGACGAAACAGCGTATCCGTGTTGACCAATTTCCAGTTGCCAACCAACTGATTAATAGCATGATGCAGGCAATCATTGCTGGTGTAAAAAACAACCCGATATTGCGTCATAAACTGTTTCAGGTGGATTATCTTTCTACTCGTAGCAACAAAATCATTGTTTCTCTGCTTTACCACAAAAAACTGGGGGATGAATGGCGCGAGCATGCAATCTCTTTACGCAATCAGTTAAAAACAGAGGGCTTTGATGTCCAACTTATTGGTCGAGCATCAAAAACCAAAATTACACTCGATCATGATTATATAGATGAAGAGTTACCCGTTGCAGGTAAGACAATAATTTATCGTCAGGTTGAAAATAGTTTCACTCAGCCAAATGCCAGTATCAATATTCATATGCTGGAATGGGCGATAAATATTACCAAAGATGCCAAAGGCGATCTGCTTGAACTATATTGCGGTAACGGCAACTTTTCTCTGGCATTAGCTCAAAATTTTGAGCGCGTGCTGGCAACAGAAATTGCCAAACCTTCCGTTGCTGCTGCGCAATTTAATATCGAAGCAAATCAAATTAATAATGTGCAGATTATCCGTATGTCAGCGGAAGAATTTACTCAGGCAATGAATGGAGAACGGGAATTCAACCGTCTTCAGGGAATTAACCTGAAGAGCTACCAATGTGAAACTATTTTTGTGGATCCGCCTCGCAGCGGCTTGGATGAAGAAACTGTCAAAATGGTACAGGGGTATCCACGTATTCTGTATATTTCCTGTAACCCAGAAACTCTCTGCCAGAATTTAGAAACGTTGACGCAAACTCATAAAGTCAGCAAGCTGGCGCTTTTTGATCAATTTCCATATACCCACCATATGGAATGTGGTGTATTACTGGAAAGACGCGATTAA